The Rhodopirellula islandica genome segment GCTGCATCCCCAAGAACGCCCTGTTTTATGGAAGCGTGCCGCGGAGGCAATCGATCCTGAACGAATGGGTTTTCAGATCGAATTGGCTGACAAGGTGCCGTTGTCACAACCCGACGTGCTGATTCGACGCAGTTACTTTGACACCCGTCGCTTCGGCAAAAGCGCGGCTGGGCATGACTATCCCGACGAGCTCAACGAACAAGAAAAGCGTGCCGTGCTGGAATATCTCAAAACGCTTTGATTCTCTTGCCGCCAATCCATCGAATCTGCTAATGACGAGTCAAACAACTCGCTCGTATCGTTTCGATTCAGGATTTGGTTCCGATGAACAGTTCGCTTCGCCTCGGATTGATCGCAATCCTCGCCGTCGTCGCCTCCGGCTTCGTGTCGCCGACACCCGCCGCCGCTCAAACCTCTCCGTTTTTGCGGATGTTCAAACGCGGGACCAAAGTCGAAGTCGACACAACCAAGACCTATGAACTGACAGAGGAAGACGGGCCTTGGCTGATTCTGGCTCACACGTTTGTGGGTGCTGGTTCGAAAGAACGCGCCGAGCGTTTGGCACTGGAAATCCGCCAGGAATTGAGTTTGCCGTCTTACGTCTACGAGGAAAAGTTTGACTTCTCTGGCGAAGTCGAAACACCAACCTCCACTATCCAAGTCGCAGGTGGTTCGACGCGTACCCACCAACGTCGAATGCGTTACGCCAACAGCATTCAGTACGATGCTCACGCGGTTCTGGTGGGTGAATACGACCACGCAGAACACCCGCAAATCGCCGATGATCTGAAACGCATCAAGTCCGCCAAGCTTCCCGTTTTCGGTGACGAGAAAGAGATGGCTGCTGAATCGGACTTTCGCAACCCGGTCACGGCGGTCAAAGCCTTGCACCGTCAATTTGTGAACCGCAGCGGCGACAAAAATCGCGGGGAGATGGGCAGCGCTTTCCTGACTCGCAACCCGTTGCTCCCCGACGACTTCTCGCACTCGCCGGAAGTGGATTCCTTCGTCCGCAAATTGAACGAAGACAAGCAATTCAGCTTGCTCGAGTGCGACGGGAAATTCACCGTCGTGGTTCGGACCTTCGAAGGCTTCAAAACAATCGTCGATGGCAAGAAAGAAAAAAACTTCCTGCCCAATATCAACCGCTTGGACCGGATGGCAATCGATGCCAACAAAATGGTGATCGCGCTGCGAAACGACGGACAAGAGGCTTATCAATACCACGACCGAACTCGTTCGATTGTGACCATTGGCAGCTTCGATACGCTGGGTCATGAATTGCCAAACGGCGGCTTTGAATACGCTCCCGAAATCAAATCGCTCATGTCCACTTACCGAGCGTTCAACGTCGACCCCAACATCGCCAATCAGGTCAAAAGCAAGACCAGCGACGGGCTCGCCGCGAAGCACATCGAAAACATCCCCTTTGATGTTCAGCCAACCCCCATTGCGGTCCCCAAAGCCAGCAAACGCAGCTTCTACAGCGCCGCGGTTGGACGCTGAGCCCTATGTTTGATCTCGTCCTTGGAACAGGCAATGCGAAGAAGCTCGTCGAGCTTCGGATGATGCTGCCGGAAGAGACCATCGCCCTGACCGCACTGTCGGAAATCGACAACGCGATCGACGTGGTGGAAGATGGCGACACGTTTGCACAGAACGCTGCCAAGAAAGCGACTGAGCAAGCCAAGCACTTGGGACGATGGGTGCTGGCTGAAGACAGCGGACTGACAGTCGATGCACTCAAGGGTGAACCGGGTGTGCACTCCGCTCGCTACGCCGGAACGCACGGCGACGATGAAGCCAACAACGAAAAACTACTGCGTGAACTGGCCGAGGTGCCGCTGGATCGTCGTGGCGCTCAGTTCAATTGCCACCTGTGCTTGTCCGATCCTGCGGGCAACGTTCGCTTGGCCGAGTCTGGCATCTGCCGCGGACGCATTGCAACTGAACGCAGCGGTGCCGCGGGATTTGGCTACGACCCGCTGTTTGTGATCCCCGAGTACCACAAAACGTTCGGGGAACTGAACCTGACCGTGAAGCGGGCTCTCAGCCATCGGTCGCGAGCCCTGCGGGTCTTCATCCCCAAGTTGCTGCAACTGGTTCAGTCCAACTCCGCTTCAGCGTAGGTTTCTTCGCTCTCCCACAAGCGAACCTTGTAAGCGGTCGCGCCGGAGTCACCCAAGATTTCCGGGCAGACCTTTTCGA includes the following:
- the rdgB gene encoding RdgB/HAM1 family non-canonical purine NTP pyrophosphatase, which translates into the protein MFDLVLGTGNAKKLVELRMMLPEETIALTALSEIDNAIDVVEDGDTFAQNAAKKATEQAKHLGRWVLAEDSGLTVDALKGEPGVHSARYAGTHGDDEANNEKLLRELAEVPLDRRGAQFNCHLCLSDPAGNVRLAESGICRGRIATERSGAAGFGYDPLFVIPEYHKTFGELNLTVKRALSHRSRALRVFIPKLLQLVQSNSASA